The DNA segment AGTACAACGCCGCAGCCGCCGCCGGCGACAGCACGGCGATCGCGAAGCTCCATCAAGTGCTGCAGGGCGAGGTCCTGCCGACGCGTGAGGATTCGGCCGCGGTCCGCAAGCAGTGCGGCCCCCTCCCGCCCAAGTCCGCCGCCGAGAGCCAGGTCGAGCAACTGGACAAGCAGATCGCCGCGGTTCAGGAGGAGATCCGGACCATCGACAAGAAGGTCGCCGACGCGCAGGCCGAAGCCAACGGCATGACTCCGCAGCAATGGGCCATGGCGCTCGAGCGGATCCAGATGTACATGGCGGCGAATCCCTCCACCACGTCCGGTTCGGGGGCCAAGTCCAATTCGGGGGCCAAGTCCGGCGCGGGCTCCGGCGCGACCGGCTCGGGGTCTTCGAACGCCTCCGCCGCGTTGAAGCGCTCGTTCAGCGAGCAGGAGCTCATCGCACTCGAGAAGCGCCTCGCGAAGCTCCGTGCCTTGCTCGGCTAGCTCGATGCCGCGCTGCATGTGGGCCGCAGCCTGGATGGTCGGCGCGATGCTCTCGGCGATCGCCGGCGGCACGGCGTTGGCCGATGGCGGATCGCTGGCGGTCTGGCACGCTGGAGCGTGGCGCACATGGTGGCGAGCCGAGAGCGCTCCGGCGCGCTGGTCGTCGGCCGACGATCGCTTGACTCGTGCACTCCAGTGGGAATCGCTCGCGGATGGGCTGGACTGGGCGAGCGTCCGCATGACGTGCGGCGCTCCGGCCTGGCGTGCCCGCGTCATCGTGGCGCGTCTCGATCCTCGGCGTCTTCGCTTGTCGCTCGAGATGCCTCGGACCGCGGAAGCCAGGCCGTCGTGGGCGATCGATCGCACGCCCGAGGACGCGCTGGTCGCGCTCAATGCCGGACAGTTCGTGGGCGGCATGCCGTGGGGATGGGTCGTCGTCGATGGCGCGCAGCAGCTCGCGCCCGGTCATGGCCCGCTCGCGAGCGCCGTGTCGATCGGCGCCACGGGAGAGGTGCGCTGGACTCACGGCGGCGCCACGCCCGATGCCCAGGAGGTGGTCACGGCATTCCAGTCCTATCCCACACTGCTCGCCGGCAACGGCACGGTACCGGTGGCACTTCGGTCGGCGGGGAGCCGCGTGAGCCGCACGCACCGGGACGCGCGTCTGGCGTTGGGCCAGACGCGTGACGGGATGCTGCTGGTGGTGATGACGCGCTTCGATGCCGCGGGTGAGCTCGCGAGCGGCGTGCCGCTCGGGCCCACCACGCCGGAGATGGCCGCGATCCTGGGCGCGCTCGGCGCATGCGACGCCGTCATGCTGGACGGAGGCATCTCGGCCCAGCTGCTCCTGCGCGGCCGGGAGCGGACGCTGCGCTTGCCGGGGCTCCGCAAGGTGCCGCTCGGCCTGATTGCGCGAGCCAGGCGGGAAACGACCGCGTCGCGCTAGCTAGCTCAGGCCTGAGCGGGCTCGGGCTCGTCCAGCAGCTTCATCAGCGCGCCGATGTTCACCGGTTTCACGAGGTGCTCGTCGAAGCCCGCTTCGCGGGCCATCGCGCGGTCCTGCTCCTGTCCCCAGCCGGAGAGCGCGATGATGCGGAACTCACTCCCGTTCCCCATCCGGCGAATGGCCCTGCAGGCGTCGTAGCCGTTCATCACCGGAAGTCCGATATCCAGCAGGATGACCTCGGGGCGCCAGGTCTGCGCCTTGTCGACCGCCTGCTGGCCGTCGTACGCCACCTCGGTCTCGTGGCCCTCGTGCTCGAGCAACATCGCGAGGCTCTCGACCGAATCGTGATTGTCGTCGACGAGCAGGATCCGCCGGCGGGACGTGGGATGGGCTCGGCGGCGAACCTCCACTGGCGGCGCCGCGGCTTCCGGAAGAAGCGCCGGTCCCGGCGCGGGGAGTCGCACGACGAATTCGCTGCCCCGGTTTTCACCCTCGCTATGGGCGCCCACGGTGCCGCCGTGCATCTCGATCAGGCGCTTGACCAGGTGCAGTCCGATGCCGAGGCCCCCCGTCGAGCGCTCGAGCGACCGATCCACCTGGGTGAAGAGGTTGAACACCTTGCTCAGCATCGGCGGCGGTATCCCTGCGCCCGAGTCCTTGATGCTCACCGCCACGCGCTCGCCTTCGGAGCGCACCGAGACCACGATGGCGCCGCCCGGCGGCGTGTACTTGGATGCGTTGTTCAGCAGGTTGGCGAACACCTGCGTCATGCGGACCGGATCGGCCTCGATCGTGACGGGATCCGGAGGCAGCGAGACCGTGAGCTTGTGCTCCGAGGTTTCGATCAGGTCGTGGACGGTCTCCACCGCGGAAGCCAGGATGGAGCCCAGGTCGACGCGCTGCTTCCGCAGCTCGATCCTTCCGCTGGTGATGCGGCTGACCTCCATCAGGTCGTCCACCAGCCGCACCAGGTGCTGGAGCTGCCGGTCGATAATGTCGTGAGCCATCCGGCCGCTCGGATCTTGTGCGGTCTCCGGACGCAGCAGGTGGACCGCGTTGCGGATCGGCGCCAGCGGATTGCGAAGCTCGTGCGCGAGCGTGGCGAGAAACTCGTCCTTGCGGCGATCTGCTTCACGCAGCGCCGCCTCCACCTGCTTGCGCTCGATGAGGTCGGCGGCCATCCGGGCCAGAAGGTCGAGATAGCGAAGCTCGGATTCCGGCGGTCGGTACGCCGCGCGGAAGTGGTTGTTCAGCATGCCGAGCACCAGGCCGTCGCGACCGACGATGGGCGTGCAGTGGAACGCGCGAACCTCCTCCGCCCTCAGGACGTCGAGATCGGGCCCGGTCCGGACGGAAGGATCATTCGCCAGATCCTCGACGATCACTCGTTGACGGCTCCCCCGGGCCGCTTCGCATCCCGACTCCCACCCGTGATTCGCGAAGTGCTCGATGAATCGCTCGCTCAATCCCTGATGCACGATGATCTTCAGCTCTCCCGTCAGAGCATCGACGAGCTGGATGTTGCCCTTGTCGGTGCCGGTGATCGCCGCGGCGGCGCCGAGGATCTTGCGCAGCTGGACGTCGCGATCGGCGTTCTGGATGAGCTGCAAGCTGACTTCCTGGAGCTGCTGGGCGGCGGCCAGCTCACGGGCCAGCCGGACCTCGCTGTTGCGAAGATTCATGGCGACGCGGGCTTGCTCCACCACGAGCCAGATGCGCTCCGCCGCGCGCTTCATCCGGTCGATCTCGCTCTCGGTCCACCGCCGCGATTCCTCCGAGCTGACCCAGAAGTGGGCCACCCAGCGGCCCTCTCGATGCAGCGGGACATTGATGGAGGCTCGCACACCGATCGGCCGGTAGAGGCTCTCGTATCGCTCGGCTGTCCGCGGGTCCGTGGCGATGTCCTCCATCGAGGTGATGCGTCCCGCCACCCCGTCGGCCAGCAGATGAGGCGCGTATTCCGACACCGGATACACCCCTTTGAGCGCAGGCAGGGCGTCGCGCGCCTCGGCGTCCACCGTGACATGGCCGGCGCCGAGGTCGACGTGCCCGAAACCGCTGCGGCTCACGCGCATCTCGGCTGCCACGTGCTCGCAGATCGACTGGACGACGTCGTCGACCTGCAGGCCTTCGGGAACGCCGATCTTCGCGGCGAGCGCGCCGATCTCGGCCAGCAGACGCTCGGTGCGCTCACTGTCGCGAAGTTTCTCCTCCACCCGTCGGCGCTCGGTGATGTCGGTGGCCGAGGCGATCCAGCCGACCACCTCGCCTTCGGCATTCCGCTCCGGCATGTAGTTCGCCCGCATCCACCGAAGACCCGCCTTGGGATAGGGAATCTCGACTTCGAAGTCGACCGTCTCCCCGCTCAGGGCACGCTCGATGCCGGCACGAACCCGGGAAAAAGCCTCCTCTCCCAGGAGGTCGTCGATCCGTTGACCGATCATCTGCGCGGGTGTGAGGCCATGAAGCGCCGCCGCTGCGTCGTTGGCGAACAGGAACCGCAGGTCCCTGTTGCATCGGGTCAGAATGACCGGCGTCGTGGTCGTGATCAGCCCGAGCTCGGCTTCCTTTGCCCGCAGCTCCGCTTCGATGCGCTTGCGGTGCGTGATGTCGCGGTTGGTCTCCATGACACGCGCGGGCCGCCCGTCGGTCGCCGGCTGGACCGCCCAACGGCT comes from the Candidatus Eisenbacteria bacterium genome and includes:
- a CDS encoding phosphodiester glycosidase family protein, giving the protein MWAAAWMVGAMLSAIAGGTALADGGSLAVWHAGAWRTWWRAESAPARWSSADDRLTRALQWESLADGLDWASVRMTCGAPAWRARVIVARLDPRRLRLSLEMPRTAEARPSWAIDRTPEDALVALNAGQFVGGMPWGWVVVDGAQQLAPGHGPLASAVSIGATGEVRWTHGGATPDAQEVVTAFQSYPTLLAGNGTVPVALRSAGSRVSRTHRDARLALGQTRDGMLLVVMTRFDAAGELASGVPLGPTTPEMAAILGALGACDAVMLDGGISAQLLLRGRERTLRLPGLRKVPLGLIARARRETTASR
- a CDS encoding PAS domain S-box protein, producing AVHATQIRARLERAFAGERVHYELALPGRHHPRRPDRFFDVIYEPQCGGAGVESVVMAITDITERKATEQSLREQAHLLELAHDAILLLEMDGRIVAWNHGATETYGYTAEESVGRIVRELLRTEFPQPLAEIYQIAERQGRWEGELVHTTKDGRRIVVASRWAVQPATDGRPARVMETNRDITHRKRIEAELRAKEAELGLITTTTPVILTRCNRDLRFLFANDAAAALHGLTPAQMIGQRIDDLLGEEAFSRVRAGIERALSGETVDFEVEIPYPKAGLRWMRANYMPERNAEGEVVGWIASATDITERRRVEEKLRDSERTERLLAEIGALAAKIGVPEGLQVDDVVQSICEHVAAEMRVSRSGFGHVDLGAGHVTVDAEARDALPALKGVYPVSEYAPHLLADGVAGRITSMEDIATDPRTAERYESLYRPIGVRASINVPLHREGRWVAHFWVSSEESRRWTESEIDRMKRAAERIWLVVEQARVAMNLRNSEVRLARELAAAQQLQEVSLQLIQNADRDVQLRKILGAAAAITGTDKGNIQLVDALTGELKIIVHQGLSERFIEHFANHGWESGCEAARGSRQRVIVEDLANDPSVRTGPDLDVLRAEEVRAFHCTPIVGRDGLVLGMLNNHFRAAYRPPESELRYLDLLARMAADLIERKQVEAALREADRRKDEFLATLAHELRNPLAPIRNAVHLLRPETAQDPSGRMAHDIIDRQLQHLVRLVDDLMEVSRITSGRIELRKQRVDLGSILASAVETVHDLIETSEHKLTVSLPPDPVTIEADPVRMTQVFANLLNNASKYTPPGGAIVVSVRSEGERVAVSIKDSGAGIPPPMLSKVFNLFTQVDRSLERSTGGLGIGLHLVKRLIEMHGGTVGAHSEGENRGSEFVVRLPAPGPALLPEAAAPPVEVRRRAHPTSRRRILLVDDNHDSVESLAMLLEHEGHETEVAYDGQQAVDKAQTWRPEVILLDIGLPVMNGYDACRAIRRMGNGSEFRIIALSGWGQEQDRAMAREAGFDEHLVKPVNIGALMKLLDEPEPAQA